In a genomic window of Patescibacteria group bacterium:
- a CDS encoding glycosyltransferase family 39 protein gives MKSSILSVLVFVVSLGILSVNLNSVGEHWDEVTVASVGESYLGFMKNGDFSPSSWELNHEHPPVAKYIYGVARFLTKNISLLQDKSGYYPAGRDFVFARFFSVVMSAITVAIIFLIAWELTKSRQIALLSSAFLFVNPVFQSYARIISLEVPLLLFGSLFVLFSIKYANTKSLKNYLAVVASFTLLIGTRYNGVLLLPLFIGSLLFRETPKPKKGDSLKMVLMPVFSLLILIGIWPYLWHSTIINLLASADRGLEVHTREYFMGQLGNTPWFYYFVYFGVRTPLLLLATFVIGVFCRPKKEKLMLIALFLLPFLASVFPLKQDGLRYVNLYLIGFSIICALGVNFLLDLAKNKILKSSILVLIFGFCSLPLIRFFPYYLDYYNGLVSSNKIYNQRLFEIGGWGEGVLEAVKRLPKSQSSLVKKVYLAISPVHIIPDLPEGYKSTADFSQADFVLVNTNYRWYDNMVTSEDLENLKLINTVLVGNKFPLITTYIRSSMVLY, from the coding sequence GTGAAATCCTCAATACTTTCTGTGTTGGTTTTTGTTGTTAGTTTAGGAATTTTATCCGTCAATCTAAATTCTGTCGGGGAACATTGGGATGAAGTTACAGTTGCTTCGGTTGGCGAATCATATTTAGGGTTTATGAAAAATGGCGATTTTAGCCCCAGTTCGTGGGAACTAAATCACGAACATCCGCCTGTGGCTAAATATATTTACGGTGTGGCTCGTTTCTTAACCAAGAACATCTCACTTTTGCAAGATAAGAGTGGTTATTATCCCGCGGGGCGCGATTTTGTTTTTGCCCGATTTTTTAGTGTTGTGATGTCTGCGATTACTGTCGCGATTATTTTTCTCATCGCTTGGGAATTAACAAAATCGCGCCAGATTGCGCTTCTCTCATCGGCATTTTTATTTGTCAATCCAGTGTTTCAATCCTACGCTCGAATAATTTCTTTGGAAGTTCCGTTGTTGCTTTTTGGATCGCTGTTTGTTTTGTTCTCTATAAAGTATGCCAATACCAAATCACTTAAAAACTATTTAGCAGTTGTTGCCAGTTTTACGCTATTAATTGGTACTAGATACAATGGGGTGTTGTTACTACCACTTTTTATAGGGAGTCTCCTTTTTAGGGAGACTCCCAAACCCAAAAAAGGAGACTCCCTAAAAATGGTTTTAATGCCAGTGTTTTCTCTCTTAATATTAATTGGAATATGGCCATACCTTTGGCATAGCACAATTATTAATTTATTAGCCAGCGCAGACCGTGGTTTAGAGGTGCATACCAGAGAATACTTTATGGGGCAGTTGGGGAATACGCCTTGGTTTTACTATTTTGTTTATTTTGGTGTTAGAACCCCGCTTTTGCTCTTGGCGACTTTTGTGATAGGGGTTTTTTGTCGCCCAAAGAAAGAAAAATTGATGTTAATCGCCTTGTTTTTACTCCCCTTTTTAGCAAGCGTTTTTCCCTTAAAGCAAGATGGTTTGCGCTATGTAAATTTGTATTTAATAGGATTTTCTATAATTTGTGCTTTGGGGGTTAATTTTCTGCTTGATTTAGCAAAGAATAAAATCTTAAAGTCTTCGATCTTAGTTTTGATTTTTGGTTTTTGCTCTTTGCCCTTAATTAGGTTTTTCCCTTACTACTTGGACTACTACAACGGATTGGTCTCAAGTAACAAAATCTACAACCAACGCCTTTTTGAAATTGGCGGTTGGGGAGAAGGGGTTTTAGAAGCAGTTAAGCGCTTACCCAAATCTCAAAGTAGTCTTGTCAAGAAGGTTTATCTTGCCATAAGTCCTGTTCATATCATTCCAGATTTACCAGAAGGCTACAAATCCACGGCTGATTTTTCACAAGCGGATTTTGTCCTCGTAAACACAAATTACCGTTGGTATGATAATATGGTAACAAGCGAAGATTTAGAAAATCTAAAGCTCATAAACACTGTTCTTGTAGGTAATAAATTCCCCTTGATAACTACATACATCCGTAGCAGTATGGTATTATACTAA
- a CDS encoding glycosyltransferase family 2 protein, which translates to MYSIVVPVYNEEKAVKDTIDRVYAVCKSMGEKFEVIAVNDGSKDSSLGVLQAISYDEFRVLNHTVNKGYGASLKDGIKLAKYDQIAICDADGTYPIERIPELLAGLTSYDMVVGKRIGRYKKTPFIKSAPKFILDQVANLVVGRKIEDINSGLRAFRKTDITPFFNLISDRFSFTTTSTLSYMSNGLSVKYIPIEYDFRKGVSKVKAKDGADFLFLILRTVMYFNPLRFFLWPALGLMGLGFVKFVYDLFVEPYLNITTSSMLFFLAGLQILAIGMLADLIVRTKK; encoded by the coding sequence ATGTATTCTATTGTGGTTCCGGTTTACAATGAGGAAAAGGCGGTTAAAGACACGATTGACAGAGTTTATGCTGTTTGTAAATCAATGGGTGAAAAGTTCGAAGTAATTGCGGTCAATGATGGGTCAAAAGATAGCTCGCTGGGTGTTTTACAAGCCATTTCCTACGATGAATTTAGAGTTTTAAATCACACAGTTAATAAGGGTTACGGGGCATCGTTAAAAGACGGCATAAAACTTGCAAAATACGATCAAATTGCCATTTGTGATGCCGATGGAACTTATCCCATAGAAAGAATCCCAGAACTTTTGGCTGGTCTTACAAGTTATGACATGGTGGTAGGAAAGAGAATTGGTAGATACAAAAAAACACCCTTTATTAAATCGGCTCCAAAATTTATTTTAGATCAAGTTGCAAATTTGGTCGTAGGTAGAAAGATTGAGGATATCAACTCGGGATTGCGCGCTTTTAGAAAAACCGATATCACGCCATTTTTTAATCTTATTTCGGATAGATTTTCATTTACCACTACTTCAACTCTGTCCTATATGTCCAATGGACTTAGCGTAAAATATATTCCTATTGAATATGATTTTAGAAAAGGAGTCTCTAAAGTTAAGGCTAAAGACGGAGCGGATTTTTTGTTTTTAATTTTGCGAACCGTGATGTATTTTAACCCTTTAAGATTTTTTCTGTGGCCAGCTTTAGGTTTAATGGGTCTGGGGTTTGTTAAATTTGTTTACGATTTATTTGTCGAGCCTTATTTAAACATTACCACCTCCTCGATGCTGTTCTTTCTTGCAGGACTCCAAATTTTGGCTATTGGAATGTTGGCGGATCTGATTGTTAGAACAAAGAAGTGA
- a CDS encoding glycosyltransferase gives MENPKIAHIKPVYLEKTEIWVWEYIRNLTRYDPFIICEVEKNLDLFPFKPIYKIDPAKGAKKALGSVVRAFIPRHLAVEEAMAQVISRNKPALIHAHFGSNGVYSAPLSSRFGIPLVTSFYGFDTSYQGLADKMRKFKLPTDRFYWELAYKRLWEVGSAFTVTCQLMKDTLVNQLGAPADKVIPLHLGMNLDKYHLVIKKPTTAPVILIANRFVPKKGMEYAVSAFAKVLTQYPNATLRIIGDGSEKEKITALVNSLGITDSVKFLGLLGYNDYMAEMQKADLFLSPSVKVLGDEEGGINTTIIEAMAVGTHAFATTESGTELIYHEKTGHMVNQRDANDLADKIVSFLKSPNLWEMLAKSARKHVEEEFDNHKQGKRLEEIYDHVRL, from the coding sequence ATGGAAAATCCGAAGATAGCCCACATTAAGCCCGTGTATTTAGAAAAAACTGAAATTTGGGTTTGGGAGTATATTAGAAACTTGACTCGCTACGACCCGTTTATTATATGTGAGGTAGAGAAGAATTTAGACCTTTTTCCCTTTAAACCCATTTACAAAATAGACCCCGCGAAAGGCGCTAAAAAAGCTTTAGGTTCGGTAGTGAGGGCCTTTATTCCTCGTCACTTAGCCGTAGAAGAGGCCATGGCGCAGGTTATCAGCCGTAACAAGCCGGCTTTAATTCACGCTCATTTTGGCTCTAATGGCGTTTACTCGGCGCCGTTATCCTCAAGATTCGGTATTCCGCTGGTGACATCTTTTTATGGGTTTGATACCAGCTACCAAGGATTAGCCGATAAAATGCGCAAATTTAAGCTCCCCACCGATAGATTCTATTGGGAGCTTGCCTATAAAAGATTGTGGGAGGTGGGAAGCGCTTTTACCGTAACTTGTCAGCTGATGAAGGATACTTTAGTCAACCAGTTGGGAGCTCCTGCGGATAAAGTTATCCCACTGCATCTAGGAATGAATTTGGACAAATATCACCTAGTTATTAAAAAGCCCACCACCGCTCCAGTTATTCTAATTGCCAATAGATTTGTTCCCAAAAAGGGCATGGAATACGCCGTTAGCGCCTTTGCCAAGGTTTTGACTCAATACCCAAATGCCACACTTAGAATAATTGGCGATGGTTCCGAAAAAGAAAAAATAACAGCCCTCGTCAACTCATTAGGAATCACAGACTCCGTCAAATTTTTAGGTCTTTTGGGTTACAACGACTACATGGCAGAGATGCAAAAGGCCGATCTGTTTTTGTCACCCAGCGTAAAAGTTTTGGGAGATGAGGAGGGTGGAATCAATACTACAATAATAGAGGCTATGGCAGTTGGCACCCATGCTTTTGCTACAACAGAATCGGGAACTGAACTTATCTATCACGAAAAAACCGGTCACATGGTGAATCAAAGGGATGCTAACGACTTAGCCGATAAAATAGTCTCTTTTCTTAAATCGCCTAATTTGTGGGAAATGCTTGCCAAATCAGCTCGAAAGCATGTAGAAGAAGAGTTTGACAATCATAAGCAAGGCAAGAGGTTGGAAGAAATTTACGATCATGTACGACTTTAG
- a CDS encoding glycosyltransferase family 39 protein, whose product MPSRYYLPLILLFSICLLIPYLGIYYIQPTTDLWIQRAVHFYYAVKSFNFEGSYTMYHPGVTIMWLVGVTSGIFYKINGGVDIFSFDIFPQYIFLTTLSVVLAEIGALIVLYKVLSRILGERSAFLSVAVLLLEPFFLGNARSIHMDTLVTLFGFISLSYFYLGLKDFVKLDFVASGVFLGLGLLTRINTGAVFVFFVVYILYRTFRKKMQLVQGVKSLFLVGIVAFAVFYLLFPAMWFNPLDTLFKVLKEGVLDTALLEDSRRNVFLALSSFPFIQKVFTYPIYLLFRLTPVILLLSLYFVVVERKKLELESRKFVRFVGLFACFYYLIITIPDKQIFRYVLPIVPVFAVIAGLVLSRIKRVGLIVVIFAFQLFTIVKIYPNFFVYFNPLIGGISRAQDVINLNQDATGYKEVANYLNKISTPATTVAMYDSNAFTPIFKGNAIMLKSYQTIYGKDVDTDYVLLPINLGNEFLPSSKYHLSKTFKVSGYDYYFLYERI is encoded by the coding sequence ATGCCATCAAGATATTACCTCCCGCTTATTCTTTTATTCTCAATCTGCCTACTAATCCCATATCTTGGGATTTACTATATTCAGCCCACCACAGATCTTTGGATACAGCGCGCCGTGCATTTTTACTATGCTGTAAAAAGTTTTAATTTTGAAGGTTCTTATACCATGTACCACCCAGGGGTAACTATTATGTGGCTTGTGGGGGTAACTTCGGGGATTTTTTACAAGATTAATGGAGGGGTGGATATTTTTTCTTTTGATATTTTTCCTCAATATATCTTTTTAACGACACTCTCGGTTGTTTTGGCAGAAATAGGAGCCTTAATTGTTTTGTATAAGGTTTTATCCCGAATACTTGGGGAAAGATCGGCTTTTTTATCCGTTGCCGTCTTGCTTTTGGAGCCGTTTTTCTTGGGAAATGCCAGATCTATTCATATGGATACTCTCGTCACACTTTTCGGTTTTATTTCTTTAAGCTATTTTTATCTAGGGCTCAAAGATTTTGTCAAACTAGATTTTGTGGCAAGTGGGGTGTTTTTAGGACTTGGGTTACTCACTCGCATCAACACAGGGGCGGTTTTTGTGTTTTTTGTCGTTTACATACTCTACAGAACATTTAGAAAGAAAATGCAACTTGTACAAGGAGTAAAGTCCTTATTTTTGGTTGGAATTGTGGCATTTGCAGTGTTTTATCTTTTATTTCCCGCCATGTGGTTTAATCCTCTAGATACTTTGTTTAAGGTATTAAAAGAGGGGGTACTTGATACGGCTTTATTGGAAGATTCTAGGCGAAATGTGTTTTTGGCACTGTCTAGTTTTCCGTTTATCCAAAAAGTATTTACTTATCCTATATATTTACTCTTTAGATTAACCCCCGTAATACTACTGTTATCTTTATATTTTGTTGTTGTAGAAAGAAAGAAGCTGGAGCTGGAATCGAGAAAGTTTGTGAGATTTGTAGGGCTTTTTGCTTGTTTTTACTATCTAATTATTACCATTCCTGATAAGCAAATATTTAGATATGTTTTGCCGATTGTTCCAGTCTTTGCAGTTATAGCAGGACTTGTTCTTTCTAGGATAAAGAGAGTTGGTTTGATAGTTGTAATATTTGCTTTTCAGCTATTTACAATTGTTAAAATCTACCCTAACTTTTTTGTTTATTTTAACCCGCTTATTGGGGGTATATCGCGAGCCCAAGATGTGATTAATTTAAACCAAGATGCTACGGGGTACAAAGAAGTCGCGAATTATCTCAATAAGATTTCGACTCCAGCAACAACAGTTGCCATGTACGACAGCAACGCATTCACTCCGATTTTTAAAGGTAATGCCATTATGCTAAAATCTTATCAGACGATATACGGAAAAGATGTGGATACAGACTATGTTTTGCTGCCAATAAATTTGGGAAATGAGTTTTTGCCTAGCAGTAAGTATCACTTATCAAAGACTTTCAAAGTGTCAGGTTACGATTATTATTTCTTGTATGAGAGGATATGA
- a CDS encoding GDP-mannose 4,6-dehydratase, translated as MYDFSFYPGKKVLVTGGLGFIGSNLAIKLVELGSEVTVVDALIPELGGNQFNIDPIKKDVKVVIADMRDSAKMEKVLEGQEVVFNIAGQVSHEDGMVDPLWDLELNATSNIYFLEALRRVNPTAKVIHSGTRQIYGKIEHIPVNERHLVRPSDTNGISKFAGEWYHMVYASVYGLKTTSIRLTNTFGPRQLMRHGRQGFIPFFIRLALDGKEISVYGDGLQVRDMTYVTDANDAMLLAGQSDTSNGKYYNIGGIKPITLLDFTKNIVKMVKGSSYHLIPFPEGRKKIDIGDYVGDYTKIKEDLGWRPKVSIEEGLRRTISYYKKHKKHYW; from the coding sequence ATGTACGACTTTAGCTTTTATCCGGGAAAAAAAGTTTTGGTTACGGGTGGTCTAGGCTTTATTGGAAGCAATTTAGCCATTAAACTGGTAGAGCTCGGCTCCGAAGTTACCGTTGTCGATGCGCTTATCCCAGAACTTGGGGGCAATCAGTTTAATATAGACCCCATAAAAAAAGATGTCAAAGTTGTAATTGCTGACATGCGAGATTCTGCCAAAATGGAGAAGGTTTTGGAAGGGCAGGAGGTTGTTTTTAATATTGCAGGTCAGGTAAGTCACGAGGATGGAATGGTAGATCCCTTGTGGGATTTAGAACTTAACGCCACCTCTAACATTTATTTTTTAGAAGCCTTAAGAAGAGTCAATCCCACAGCTAAAGTTATCCACTCCGGAACTAGGCAAATTTATGGAAAAATAGAGCATATTCCAGTTAACGAAAGGCATTTGGTCAGGCCCTCCGATACCAACGGCATTAGCAAATTTGCCGGCGAATGGTACCACATGGTCTACGCTTCGGTGTATGGTTTAAAAACCACTTCCATTAGATTAACCAACACTTTTGGACCCAGACAACTCATGAGGCATGGACGGCAAGGTTTTATTCCGTTTTTTATCCGATTGGCGCTAGATGGCAAAGAAATTAGCGTTTATGGCGATGGGTTGCAGGTTAGAGATATGACTTATGTGACCGATGCCAACGATGCTATGTTGTTGGCCGGGCAAAGTGACACTTCTAATGGCAAATACTACAATATAGGGGGCATAAAACCTATTACTCTGTTAGATTTTACTAAAAACATTGTAAAAATGGTTAAAGGCAGTAGTTATCATTTAATACCATTTCCCGAAGGTCGTAAAAAAATAGATATTGGAGATTATGTTGGAGATTACACTAAAATAAAAGAAGATCTAGGCTGGCGTCCTAAAGTATCCATAGAAGAGGGTCTAAGAAGAACAATTTCCTATTACAAGAAGCATAAAAAGCATTATTGGTAA